One window of Methanocaldococcus sp. genomic DNA carries:
- a CDS encoding L-threonylcarbamoyladenylate synthase, with protein MKLNKIIKIYELDEKERGNILNFLKGEILKGKIIICGTDTLYGISANALDEKVVKKVYQIKKRDLNKPLSICVKDKEDIEKYAYVNDLAKKIIDNFLPGPLTIILKKKDLIPDIVSKEYIGIRVPDEPTIRELSIVPLTTTSANISGKESPTSMEEIDKEVLDKVDYVVDIGKCKYSKPSTIIKIEDNKIIPIREGVIKMSEIYEIL; from the coding sequence ATGAAATTAAACAAAATTATAAAAATTTATGAACTTGATGAAAAGGAAAGAGGAAATATATTAAATTTTTTAAAAGGAGAGATACTAAAAGGAAAAATTATTATCTGTGGAACGGATACATTATATGGAATATCTGCAAACGCGTTAGATGAAAAAGTAGTAAAAAAAGTTTATCAAATAAAAAAAAGAGATTTAAATAAGCCATTATCAATCTGCGTTAAAGATAAAGAAGATATTGAAAAATACGCATATGTAAATGATTTGGCTAAAAAGATAATTGATAATTTTTTACCAGGACCTTTAACTATAATTTTAAAGAAAAAAGATTTAATTCCAGATATAGTTTCTAAGGAATACATTGGAATAAGAGTTCCAGATGAACCAACAATTAGAGAGTTATCAATAGTTCCTTTAACAACAACATCAGCAAATATATCTGGAAAAGAGAGTCCTACATCTATGGAAGAGATAGATAAAGAAGTTTTAGATAAAGTAGATTATGTTGTAGATATTGGAAAGTGTAAGTATTCTAAGCCATCTACAATTATTAAAATAGAAGATAATAAAATAATACCAATTAGAGAGGGAGTTATAAAGATGTCTGAAATTTATGAAATTTTATAA
- the ribB gene encoding 3,4-dihydroxy-2-butanone-4-phosphate synthase — translation MNNVEKALNALKKGEFILVYDSDDREGETDLVVASQFITPEHIKRMRKDAGGLICTAIHPDICNKLGIPFMVDILEFASQKFKVLKELYPNDIPYDEKSSFSITINHRKTFTGITDKDRAFTIKKLTELVKDNRYNDFGKEFRSPGHVILLRASEGLVKNRRGHTEMTVALAEMANLIPITTICEMLGDDGNAMSKNETKKYAEKHNLVYLSGEEIINYYLEKYLKE, via the coding sequence ATGAATAATGTAGAAAAAGCATTAAATGCCTTAAAAAAAGGAGAATTTATTTTAGTTTATGACTCAGATGATAGAGAAGGAGAGACAGATTTAGTTGTTGCCTCTCAATTTATAACACCAGAACATATAAAAAGGATGAGAAAGGATGCTGGAGGTTTAATTTGCACTGCTATACATCCAGATATATGTAACAAGTTAGGAATACCTTTTATGGTCGATATTTTAGAGTTTGCCTCTCAAAAATTTAAAGTTTTGAAAGAGTTATATCCAAATGACATACCTTATGATGAGAAATCGTCGTTTTCAATCACTATAAACCATAGAAAAACATTTACTGGAATTACTGACAAAGATAGAGCATTTACTATAAAAAAATTAACTGAATTAGTTAAAGATAATAGATATAATGATTTTGGTAAAGAATTTAGAAGTCCAGGACATGTTATTTTGTTGAGAGCATCAGAAGGTTTAGTAAAAAATAGAAGAGGGCATACTGAGATGACTGTTGCCTTGGCAGAGATGGCTAATCTTATTCCTATAACAACGATATGTGAAATGTTAGGAGATGACGGAAATGCTATGAGCAAAAACGAAACAAAAAAATATGCTGAAAAGCATAATTTAGTTTATCTTAGTGGGGAAGAAATAATTAATTATTACTTAGAAAAATATTTAAAAGAGTAA
- a CDS encoding P-loop domain-containing protein produces the protein MLIDEIINNLKENEFLNSSLLTKSNKNRVYYAVRQPDGNIKVVLPFIFKNENFLKLSEYIDGIEGSTQRVIEEIKQEIIKKKRFLPLAGYFGRIYKALYEPLTVVNCDLNLGYDLWRVDNYNYIEKDKIYLLLRMIFKEKDAKSIANQINNLCIELNEFIKNIPINLLIEEAKNIINQKYLRNLLDNLNLVCFIGNNSKPARKYTEVRKHYRIAGPKEVNIPFECPEELEPIEIELKYGKRVKGLGIKKKEIFIITGRNAQGKTTLLQAIESGMDDHLIGDGREYIITTKSLSKASTGSMEMCGQDISLFFQKLPPGLKGSPKSVYGTASGSMYMAYQIQRAIKNKIKVILIDEDNSAVNLLVSGVLSKWFEGVKSLSEIIMEDREKLGDSSFIIVTSSLDLLTALGDRAIYLENHKAHYLDLDYFREELGKFYLELAAKIFNLKNR, from the coding sequence ATGCTAATAGATGAGATTATAAATAATTTAAAAGAAAATGAATTCTTAAATTCATCTCTTTTAACTAAAAGTAATAAAAATAGAGTATATTATGCAGTAAGACAGCCAGATGGTAATATAAAGGTTGTTCTACCGTTTATTTTTAAAAATGAAAATTTTTTAAAACTTTCTGAATATATTGATGGAATTGAAGGATCTACTCAGAGAGTTATTGAAGAAATAAAACAAGAAATTATTAAAAAAAAGAGGTTTCTCCCATTAGCAGGTTATTTTGGTAGAATATATAAAGCGTTGTATGAGCCACTTACAGTAGTTAATTGCGACTTAAATTTAGGTTATGATTTGTGGAGAGTTGATAACTACAATTACATTGAAAAAGATAAAATATATTTACTTTTAAGAATGATTTTTAAAGAAAAAGATGCTAAATCTATTGCTAATCAAATAAATAATTTATGTATCGAACTAAATGAATTTATTAAAAACATTCCAATTAATTTATTAATAGAAGAGGCAAAAAATATAATAAATCAAAAATATCTTAGAAATCTTTTGGATAATCTTAATTTAGTGTGTTTTATTGGCAACAACTCAAAGCCAGCAAGAAAATATACTGAGGTTAGGAAGCATTACAGAATTGCTGGACCTAAGGAAGTAAATATTCCCTTCGAATGTCCTGAAGAATTAGAGCCAATAGAAATAGAGTTAAAATATGGAAAAAGAGTTAAAGGTTTAGGAATTAAAAAGAAGGAGATTTTTATAATTACTGGGAGAAATGCTCAGGGAAAAACTACCCTATTACAGGCAATTGAGAGTGGAATGGATGATCACTTAATTGGAGATGGAAGAGAATATATAATTACTACTAAAAGTTTATCTAAGGCATCTACTGGAAGTATGGAAATGTGTGGGCAGGATATAAGTTTATTTTTTCAAAAATTGCCACCAGGACTTAAAGGAAGTCCAAAATCAGTTTATGGAACTGCCTCTGGTTCAATGTATATGGCTTATCAAATACAGAGAGCAATAAAAAATAAAATTAAGGTTATATTAATTGATGAAGATAACTCTGCTGTAAATCTACTCGTTAGTGGAGTTTTAAGTAAGTGGTTTGAAGGAGTTAAATCTTTATCAGAAATAATTATGGAAGACAGAGAAAAGTTAGGAGATAGTTCATTTATAATTGTTACGAGTTCATTAGATTTATTAACTGCCTTGGGAGATAGAGCTATTTATTTAGAGAATCATAAAGCTCATTATCTTGATTTGGATTATTTTAGAGAGGAGTTAGGAAAATTTTATTTAGAGTTAGCAGCAAAAATCTTTAACTTAAAAAATAGATAA
- a CDS encoding UPF0179 family protein has protein sequence MEKERKITLIGSRLAKTGKEFIYLGMIEECNNCKFKRLCHGNLEVGRLYKIISVRSANHPCPVHEDGVKVVEVVLADLTIMVESKKAIEGVILNYEPINCDNFNCKYYNFCKPEFIKEGEKFKIKNVINEKINCPNGKSLKKAVIELIESKE, from the coding sequence ATGGAAAAAGAGCGTAAGATAACACTGATAGGTAGTAGGTTAGCAAAAACTGGGAAGGAATTTATATACTTAGGAATGATTGAAGAATGTAATAACTGCAAGTTTAAAAGATTATGCCATGGAAACTTAGAAGTAGGAAGATTGTATAAAATAATTTCAGTTAGGTCAGCAAATCATCCTTGTCCAGTTCATGAGGATGGAGTTAAAGTAGTTGAAGTAGTTTTGGCAGATTTAACAATTATGGTAGAATCAAAAAAAGCTATTGAAGGGGTTATTTTAAACTACGAACCAATAAATTGCGATAATTTCAATTGTAAATATTATAATTTTTGCAAACCAGAATTCATAAAAGAAGGAGAAAAATTCAAAATAAAAAATGTTATAAATGAAAAAATCAACTGCCCTAATGGAAAATCATTAAAGAAGGCTGTAATTGAATTAATTGAAAGTAAAGAGTAA
- a CDS encoding sodium:proton antiporter, which translates to MELMMAIGYLGLALALGAFVAKISEKLKIPDIPLLLLLGLIIGPFLQIIPSESAMEIFEYAGPIGLIFILLGGAFTMRVSLLKKVINTIIRLDTITFLITLFISGLIFNIVLNLPYTSPVGYLFGAICAPTDPATLIPVFSRVKTNPEIAITLEAESIFNDPLGIVSASVVLGLLGVSSTIKNPVIDILSLSVGAIIIGLMLGKIYEKIIVHCNFHEYVAPLVLGGAMIILYIGDELLPNVIGYGFSGYMAIAIMALYLGDVLFRRKIFESYENIVRFCDDLSLLARIFIFVFLGACVELSMFKNYLIPGLLVALGSIFIARPIGVFIGLIGTKYSIKEKLYFALEGPRGVVPAALAATVGVEILKNADKIPKEITKYITPIDIAGTILIGTFLTILLSVIIEASWAEILALKLIGNYKSKGGNL; encoded by the coding sequence ATGGAACTTATGATGGCTATAGGTTATTTAGGGTTAGCATTAGCATTAGGAGCTTTTGTAGCAAAAATATCTGAAAAGTTAAAAATCCCAGATATTCCTTTATTATTACTGTTAGGTTTAATTATAGGACCATTTTTACAAATTATCCCTTCTGAATCTGCTATGGAGATTTTTGAATATGCTGGACCTATCGGCTTAATATTTATTTTGTTGGGAGGAGCATTCACAATGAGAGTTTCTTTATTAAAAAAAGTAATAAATACTATTATTCGTTTAGATACTATAACTTTTTTAATTACTCTGTTTATTTCAGGATTAATTTTTAATATTGTTTTAAATCTTCCTTACACATCTCCAGTAGGGTATTTATTTGGGGCAATTTGTGCTCCAACAGATCCAGCCACACTAATTCCAGTATTTTCAAGGGTAAAAACAAATCCTGAAATTGCTATAACCTTAGAGGCAGAGAGTATATTTAACGACCCCTTAGGAATTGTTTCTGCAAGTGTTGTCTTAGGATTACTTGGAGTTTCATCAACTATAAAAAATCCAGTAATTGATATATTATCCCTATCTGTTGGAGCAATTATCATAGGATTAATGTTAGGTAAAATATACGAAAAAATTATTGTGCATTGTAATTTTCATGAATATGTAGCCCCATTAGTTCTTGGTGGGGCTATGATTATTTTATATATTGGAGATGAACTATTACCCAATGTTATTGGCTATGGATTTAGTGGATATATGGCTATTGCAATAATGGCTCTATATTTAGGAGATGTTTTATTTAGAAGGAAGATATTTGAAAGTTATGAAAATATAGTAAGATTTTGCGACGATTTATCTTTATTAGCAAGGATATTTATATTTGTATTCTTAGGAGCGTGTGTTGAATTAAGTATGTTTAAAAACTATCTAATTCCTGGTTTATTAGTTGCCTTAGGTTCTATATTTATAGCTAGACCTATTGGAGTATTTATTGGTTTAATTGGAACAAAATATTCGATTAAAGAAAAGTTATACTTTGCCTTAGAGGGGCCGAGGGGTGTAGTTCCAGCGGCATTGGCGGCAACTGTTGGAGTAGAAATTTTAAAAAATGCAGATAAAATTCCAAAGGAGATAACTAAATATATAACCCCAATAGATATTGCTGGAACTATACTAATTGGAACTTTTTTAACAATACTGTTGAGTGTTATAATAGAGGCATCTTGGGCTGAGATATTGGCTTTAAAGTTAATTGGTAACTATAAATCAAAAGGTGGAAATTTATGA
- a CDS encoding ferredoxin family protein, whose amino-acid sequence MLSKILSIFSRKNNKKDIKKSINNKSHKIIEIDYNKCKNCLSCYRVCKNNVFDIENNRIVVKNEKNCTKCGECVRICRYGAIILYR is encoded by the coding sequence TTGCTATCTAAAATTTTAAGTATTTTTAGTAGAAAAAATAATAAAAAAGATATTAAAAAATCCATAAATAATAAATCACATAAAATCATTGAAATTGATTATAATAAATGTAAAAATTGTTTGTCGTGTTATAGAGTATGTAAAAATAATGTCTTTGACATTGAAAATAATAGAATTGTTGTAAAAAATGAAAAAAATTGTACAAAATGTGGAGAATGTGTAAGAATATGTAGATATGGAGCTATAATCCTTTATAGATGA
- the mtnP gene encoding S-methyl-5'-thioadenosine phosphorylase, whose protein sequence is MIGIIGGTGISSILKGNKEEIIETKYGKAKVMIEKESDVVLLFRHGDNHKIPPHKINYRANIYALKKLGVERILAINSVGSLKEELKPGMFFIPNDFIEFTKKREETFYDEGKVVHIDMTEPYCPELRKILKDILNKNNFAYGEGIYVCTEGPRFETKKEIEIYKNWGDVVGMTGYPEVVLARELEICYVSLCNITNYACGISKNILTVDEVLETIKEMEDKILKVVEEFINYDFGERNCICKESLKHAIIG, encoded by the coding sequence GTGATTGGTATAATTGGAGGTACTGGAATTAGTAGTATATTAAAAGGAAACAAAGAAGAGATAATAGAAACTAAATATGGAAAGGCAAAAGTTATGATCGAGAAAGAAAGTGATGTGGTTTTATTATTTAGGCATGGAGATAATCATAAAATTCCTCCACATAAAATAAATTATAGAGCAAACATTTACGCATTAAAAAAATTAGGTGTTGAGAGAATATTGGCAATAAATTCAGTTGGTTCTTTAAAAGAAGAGTTAAAGCCCGGAATGTTTTTTATTCCAAACGATTTTATTGAATTTACAAAGAAAAGAGAGGAAACTTTTTATGACGAGGGAAAAGTAGTTCATATAGATATGACAGAGCCATATTGCCCAGAACTTAGGAAAATTTTAAAAGATATTCTAAATAAAAATAATTTTGCCTATGGAGAAGGTATTTATGTTTGTACAGAAGGGCCAAGATTTGAAACTAAGAAAGAAATAGAAATTTATAAAAATTGGGGTGATGTTGTAGGAATGACTGGCTATCCAGAGGTTGTTTTAGCGAGAGAGTTAGAAATATGTTATGTATCTCTGTGTAATATTACAAACTATGCGTGTGGAATATCAAAAAATATCTTAACTGTTGATGAAGTCTTAGAAACTATAAAAGAAATGGAAGACAAAATTTTAAAAGTTGTTGAAGAATTTATAAATTATGATTTTGGAGAAAGAAACTGTATATGTAAAGAATCTCTAAAACATGCAATCATAGGATAA
- a CDS encoding DUF2117 domain-containing protein translates to MKIGIVVHGPEIVDRGYALKIINLLKKFGEVKAKLGGTMGRVAVIDNELEDIIDISEKLMPSQSLKKLSDSDILILMNYGKLKITGHTFGKIVVERANIDKPIIQIERPGEKDGTIIIWNDNGSKIVKDIANYLSKELNLRIERCISKGLEIWENGKRVYRKVHGVDVGESILINGIVIGKANSNEVILVSENGKIVDIIGGELKKEGINKLKNIDLKKAVIKTGILRRHPTKPKIVIKDLNEGYVIFVNHSGEDVLKMIKDKDVICAITIGDDTTTVCGDILSRFGIKILGITDGDRDEILKNPTILNGSVIFLIKNIRDDDAGRILKDNIDLNKKYSYGEILNTVESIFKNNNVEYEKYCYKIS, encoded by the coding sequence ATGAAAATAGGGATTGTTGTTCATGGTCCAGAGATTGTTGATAGAGGATATGCATTAAAAATTATAAATTTATTAAAGAAATTTGGAGAAGTTAAGGCTAAGTTAGGAGGAACAATGGGAAGAGTGGCAGTTATAGATAATGAATTGGAAGATATTATAGACATTTCTGAAAAATTAATGCCTTCTCAATCTTTAAAGAAGTTATCTGACAGTGATATTTTAATATTAATGAACTATGGAAAGTTAAAGATTACTGGACATACTTTTGGAAAAATTGTAGTTGAAAGAGCAAATATAGATAAACCAATTATTCAAATTGAAAGACCTGGGGAAAAAGATGGAACAATAATAATTTGGAATGATAATGGCTCAAAAATTGTAAAAGATATTGCTAACTATCTATCAAAAGAATTAAATCTGAGAATTGAAAGATGTATAAGTAAGGGATTAGAAATTTGGGAGAATGGGAAGAGAGTTTATAGAAAAGTTCATGGTGTAGATGTTGGAGAATCGATATTGATTAATGGTATCGTTATAGGAAAAGCAAATAGTAATGAAGTTATTTTAGTTTCTGAGAATGGAAAAATTGTTGATATTATTGGAGGAGAATTAAAAAAAGAAGGAATAAATAAATTAAAAAATATTGATTTAAAAAAGGCTGTAATAAAAACTGGAATTTTAAGGAGACATCCAACAAAACCAAAAATTGTTATTAAAGATTTAAATGAAGGATATGTTATTTTTGTTAATCACTCTGGGGAAGATGTCTTAAAGATGATTAAAGATAAGGATGTTATATGTGCTATAACAATAGGAGATGATACTACAACAGTATGTGGAGATATATTATCAAGATTTGGAATAAAAATTTTGGGAATTACAGATGGAGATAGAGATGAGATATTAAAAAATCCAACAATATTAAATGGCTCTGTAATATTTTTAATAAAAAATATAAGAGATGATGATGCTGGAAGAATTTTAAAGGATAATATAGATTTAAATAAAAAATATAGTTATGGAGAGATTTTAAACACTGTTGAAAGTATATTTAAAAATAACAATGTTGAGTATGAGAAATATTGTTATAAAATTTCATAA
- the amt gene encoding ammonium transporter, with amino-acid sequence MSGVDVFFFMWAASLIFFMKAGFIALEIGQFRAKNVAYHCVLKLLDLAAVFIAYLFIGYGISYGLENIMPLITGTFNAYLGAWFLKMAMFAAAAVTIITGGVAERIKILPYFIGALLVAGILYPIVEHLAWGGGFANLGINYHDFAGSGVVHLFGGLVGLMAAYVLGPRIGKYINGKPQAIPGHNIPLAVLGAFILAFGWYGFNIGSATGVSNGVTLASVGIATTMALAGGIIGGALSSKNDPLYTANGMCAGLVAVCSGVDLFTPIGAFIVGLIAGFQQPYTYKFIEEKLKIDDVCAIGPVHAMSGFIGVICAGIPFLLKSGANVSLIGQIIGAIVISIIAIVGGFIIYKGLDITIGLRVPEEVEKTGLDEAVLQVRAYSEE; translated from the coding sequence ATGAGTGGTGTTGATGTGTTCTTCTTTATGTGGGCGGCATCGTTGATATTTTTTATGAAGGCAGGGTTTATTGCGTTAGAGATTGGACAGTTTAGAGCTAAAAATGTTGCGTATCACTGTGTTTTGAAATTGTTAGACTTAGCGGCTGTATTTATTGCATATCTTTTTATTGGATATGGAATTTCTTATGGTTTAGAAAATATAATGCCTCTAATTACTGGAACTTTTAATGCTTACTTAGGAGCATGGTTTTTAAAAATGGCAATGTTTGCCGCTGCGGCGGTTACAATTATAACTGGTGGTGTTGCTGAAAGAATAAAAATTCTTCCATATTTTATTGGAGCATTGTTAGTTGCTGGAATTTTATACCCAATTGTTGAACACTTAGCATGGGGAGGAGGATTTGCTAATTTGGGAATAAACTATCATGACTTTGCAGGTAGTGGTGTAGTTCATTTATTTGGAGGATTAGTTGGATTAATGGCGGCATATGTTTTAGGACCAAGAATTGGAAAATACATTAATGGAAAACCTCAGGCAATTCCTGGGCATAATATACCCTTAGCAGTTTTAGGGGCATTTATTTTAGCATTTGGATGGTATGGGTTTAATATAGGTAGTGCAACAGGAGTTAGTAATGGTGTAACATTGGCAAGTGTAGGAATTGCTACAACTATGGCTCTTGCTGGGGGGATAATTGGAGGAGCGTTAAGTTCAAAAAACGATCCACTATATACTGCAAATGGAATGTGTGCTGGTTTAGTGGCTGTTTGTAGTGGTGTTGATTTATTTACACCAATAGGAGCATTTATAGTAGGTTTAATAGCAGGATTTCAACAGCCATATACATATAAATTTATAGAGGAAAAATTAAAAATAGATGATGTCTGTGCAATTGGTCCAGTTCATGCTATGAGTGGTTTTATTGGAGTTATTTGTGCAGGAATTCCATTCTTATTAAAATCTGGGGCAAATGTTTCATTAATTGGCCAAATAATTGGTGCAATTGTTATATCAATAATAGCGATTGTTGGTGGATTCATAATTTATAAAGGATTAGATATAACAATAGGTTTAAGAGTTCCAGAGGAAGTTGAAAAAACTGGATTAGATGAGGCAGTATTACAAGTAAGGGCTTACTCAGAAGAGTAA
- a CDS encoding AtpZ/AtpI family protein: protein MTMKFRDIAFEFVFCIVMGIIVGYIIGKDTNNMVYVVIGLLVGVLVGFVRFFKFVKSYK from the coding sequence ATGACTATGAAGTTTAGAGACATTGCCTTTGAATTTGTCTTTTGTATAGTTATGGGTATTATAGTTGGTTATATTATAGGAAAAGATACTAACAATATGGTTTATGTGGTTATTGGTTTATTAGTTGGTGTCTTAGTAGGATTTGTAAGGTTTTTTAAATTTGTAAAGAGTTATAAGTAG
- the ribK gene encoding CTP-dependent riboflavin kinase — MILEGTVVSGFGEGKYFLSIPQYKESFKKILNFEPYEGTLNLKIDNEFNINKFKYIETEDFEYNGKKFFGVKILPVTILINNEKIYGAIVCPKKTHHSKDIIEIIAPINLRKKFNLKDGDTIKILIKGDKDE; from the coding sequence ATGATTTTAGAGGGTACAGTTGTCTCTGGATTTGGAGAAGGGAAATATTTTTTATCAATTCCACAATATAAAGAATCTTTTAAAAAAATTTTAAACTTCGAACCTTATGAGGGAACATTAAATTTAAAAATAGACAATGAGTTTAATATAAATAAATTTAAATATATTGAAACAGAGGATTTTGAATACAATGGTAAAAAGTTTTTTGGAGTTAAAATATTGCCAGTAACTATATTAATAAATAATGAAAAAATATATGGAGCAATCGTATGTCCAAAAAAAACACATCATAGTAAAGATATTATAGAAATAATTGCTCCAATAAATTTAAGAAAAAAATTTAATTTAAAAGACGGAGACACTATAAAAATATTAATCAAGGGAGATAAAGATGAATAA
- a CDS encoding phosphoadenosine phosphosulfate reductase family protein: MKTYIGKIHLKWCENCNVPLLGKVCEVCGSKSKDVKLTPPGDPRLGFQYDIDFINKVIEEEFGAKNVLNGKIILLNKLPGNEEAYEVIVDGEAKYILYFDENKEKWKIKLKLSGARDLIEKSAYKKIVKIKNDIVDIFKNRKGSILKPGIVEFTNDIEEKDDVIILDENNRVVGVGLSVVSSEKIKEMEKGKVVKVRFFIKSDNENYEPKKIYNSLEEAFKIMVEANKGVIESYEKNAIGFIKNTYKKLKKPVMVAFSGGKDSLATLILTLKALEKNIDVMFIDTGLEFEETLKNVEEVEKYYNIKIIRLKGEDFWEKVKEYGIPSRDDRWCSKICKLEPLKKFIEENYKDDVLAFVGIRKYESFSRAKKRMIYRNTYIKKQINALPIYHWSSLHVWIYLLKENAPYNKLYEKGFDRIGCFICPAMEMGEMDKIKKEFPELWVKWENILKEYAKKNNLGEEWIKKGLWRWKYKMVN; encoded by the coding sequence ATGAAAACATACATTGGAAAGATTCACTTGAAGTGGTGTGAAAATTGTAATGTTCCATTATTGGGCAAAGTTTGCGAAGTTTGTGGCTCTAAATCTAAGGATGTGAAACTAACTCCCCCAGGAGATCCAAGATTAGGTTTTCAGTATGATATTGATTTTATAAACAAAGTCATTGAGGAAGAATTTGGTGCAAAAAATGTATTAAATGGGAAAATAATTTTATTAAATAAACTGCCCGGAAATGAAGAGGCATATGAAGTTATAGTTGATGGAGAAGCTAAATATATCTTATACTTTGATGAAAATAAAGAAAAATGGAAAATTAAATTAAAATTAAGTGGAGCGAGAGATTTAATAGAAAAGAGTGCATATAAAAAAATAGTCAAAATAAAAAACGATATCGTTGATATTTTCAAAAATAGAAAAGGTTCTATTTTAAAGCCCGGAATCGTTGAATTTACTAATGATATTGAAGAAAAAGATGATGTTATTATATTAGATGAAAATAACAGAGTAGTTGGTGTAGGTTTATCAGTAGTTTCTTCTGAGAAAATTAAAGAGATGGAAAAAGGCAAAGTTGTTAAGGTTCGATTTTTTATTAAATCTGATAATGAAAATTATGAACCTAAAAAGATTTATAACAGTTTAGAGGAAGCATTTAAAATAATGGTTGAGGCTAATAAAGGAGTTATTGAATCCTATGAAAAAAATGCCATTGGATTTATAAAAAATACCTATAAAAAATTAAAAAAGCCAGTTATGGTAGCGTTTTCTGGCGGAAAGGACAGTTTAGCAACATTAATTTTAACTTTAAAAGCATTAGAAAAAAATATTGATGTTATGTTTATAGATACTGGCTTAGAGTTTGAGGAAACTTTAAAAAATGTTGAAGAAGTAGAAAAATATTATAATATTAAAATTATAAGATTAAAAGGCGAAGATTTTTGGGAGAAAGTTAAAGAATACGGAATCCCTTCAAGAGACGATAGATGGTGTTCTAAAATTTGTAAATTGGAACCTTTAAAAAAATTTATTGAAGAAAATTATAAAGATGATGTTTTAGCATTTGTTGGAATTAGAAAGTATGAAAGTTTTAGTAGAGCAAAAAAAAGAATGATTTATAGAAATACTTACATTAAAAAACAGATAAATGCTTTACCGATATATCATTGGAGTTCTTTACACGTTTGGATATATTTGTTAAAGGAAAATGCCCCTTACAATAAACTGTATGAAAAAGGCTTCGACAGAATCGGATGTTTTATATGTCCAGCTATGGAAATGGGTGAAATGGATAAAATTAAAAAAGAATTTCCAGAGTTATGGGTAAAATGGGAAAATATTTTAAAAGAATATGCTAAAAAGAATAATTTAGGAGAAGAATGGATAAAAAAAGGACTATGGAGATGGAAGTATAAGATGGTGAATTAA
- a CDS encoding P-II family nitrogen regulator, whose amino-acid sequence MKKIEAVIRPEKLEIVKKALADNGFLGMTVTEVKGRGVQGGIVERYRGREYIVDLLQKVKIELVIKDEDVEKVIDIICENARTGNPGDGKIFVIPVEDVVRVRTGERGEDAL is encoded by the coding sequence ATGAAAAAGATAGAAGCAGTAATAAGACCAGAAAAATTGGAGATCGTTAAAAAAGCATTAGCAGATAATGGATTTTTAGGTATGACAGTTACAGAAGTTAAGGGTAGAGGAGTGCAAGGAGGAATTGTTGAAAGATACAGAGGAAGAGAGTATATTGTTGATTTATTACAAAAAGTTAAGATTGAATTAGTTATAAAAGATGAAGATGTTGAAAAAGTTATTGACATTATTTGTGAAAATGCAAGAACTGGTAACCCCGGAGATGGTAAAATCTTCGTAATACCTGTCGAAGATGTTGTTAGAGTTAGAACTGGCGAAAGAGGAGAAGATGCTTTATAA